A single genomic interval of Halorubrum aethiopicum harbors:
- a CDS encoding vWA domain-containing protein — translation MDDKKIGLSRRKMLVGLGAMGVASAGAGLGTTAYFSDEEGFTGNQLEAGTLDLKLDYKSTYLGGPGRLADVQSMGYPDAQDLGDGRYLLDQAPSPGDMQEWENYVQDDEMFDFCSPEADQYLVNGDGIPVFTLDDVKPGDSGEVTISIHICDNPAYLYFSGELTENAENGQTEPEMEDEGEDTDGIGELADAIEVCVWYDEDCDNVYEPTGTGQQNELEVALVSDVSGSMSGAPLSALKTAATSFVDNLSSPDEAAAISFSGGASTDQELTTNYQSVQNAINNYTAGGSTSIAAGINEGADELLNGTNATPGASKVMILLSDGNSSASAATNAANAAKNAGIRVFTIALGSANTSLLESLASSPDDAFVAPDPADLDTVYAEIAQIVLAGEQKIISGTMTEVFEALSEGVALDGNRQEAGRQPYPGATTQCIGFEWTLPAEVGNEIQSDSVSFDIGLYAEQFRHNDNPDVSFNGTNVTSNSTGNVSN, via the coding sequence ATGGACGACAAAAAGATCGGACTCTCGCGGCGCAAGATGCTCGTCGGCCTCGGGGCGATGGGCGTCGCCTCCGCGGGCGCGGGACTCGGAACGACGGCGTACTTCAGCGACGAGGAGGGCTTCACCGGCAACCAGCTCGAGGCCGGGACCCTCGACCTCAAGCTCGACTACAAATCGACGTACCTCGGCGGCCCTGGCCGTCTGGCTGACGTTCAGTCGATGGGCTACCCGGATGCCCAGGATCTCGGCGACGGGCGGTACCTGCTCGACCAGGCTCCCAGCCCCGGTGACATGCAAGAATGGGAGAATTACGTGCAGGACGACGAGATGTTCGACTTCTGTTCGCCCGAGGCGGACCAGTACCTCGTCAACGGTGACGGGATCCCGGTCTTCACCCTCGACGACGTGAAGCCCGGCGACTCCGGCGAGGTCACGATCAGCATCCACATCTGTGACAACCCCGCGTACCTCTACTTCTCGGGCGAACTCACCGAGAACGCGGAGAACGGACAGACCGAGCCCGAGATGGAGGACGAGGGCGAGGACACCGACGGGATCGGCGAGCTCGCCGACGCCATCGAGGTCTGCGTCTGGTACGACGAGGACTGTGACAACGTGTACGAGCCCACCGGCACGGGCCAGCAGAACGAACTGGAGGTCGCCCTCGTCAGCGACGTCTCCGGATCGATGAGCGGCGCCCCGCTCTCGGCGCTGAAGACGGCCGCGACGAGTTTCGTGGACAACCTCTCCTCGCCGGACGAGGCCGCCGCGATCTCGTTCAGCGGCGGCGCGTCGACGGATCAGGAACTGACGACGAACTACCAGAGCGTCCAGAACGCGATCAACAACTACACCGCGGGCGGCAGCACCTCGATCGCGGCCGGCATCAACGAGGGCGCGGACGAGCTCCTCAACGGCACCAACGCCACGCCCGGCGCGTCCAAGGTGATGATCCTGCTGAGTGACGGGAACTCCAGCGCGAGCGCCGCGACCAACGCGGCGAACGCCGCGAAGAACGCGGGCATCCGCGTCTTCACGATCGCGCTCGGCAGCGCGAACACCTCGCTGCTCGAGAGCCTCGCCTCCAGCCCGGACGACGCCTTCGTCGCGCCGGACCCGGCCGACCTCGACACCGTCTACGCCGAGATCGCGCAGATCGTCCTCGCGGGCGAACAGAAGATCATCTCCGGCACGATGACCGAGGTCTTCGAGGCGCTCTCCGAGGGCGTCGCCCTCGACGGCAACCGCCAGGAGGCGGGTAGGCAGCCGTACCCCGGCGCGACGACCCAGTGTATCGGCTTCGAGTGGACGCTCCCCGCGGAGGTCGGAAACGAGATCCAGAGCGACTCTGTCTCCTTCGACATCGGCCTCTACGCGGAGCAGTTCCGCCACAACGACAACCCGGACGTCTCGTTCAACGGGACGAACGTGACCAGCAACAGCACCGGAAACGTGTCCAATTAA